A portion of the Candidatus Bathyarchaeum sp. genome contains these proteins:
- a CDS encoding iron ABC transporter permease, with protein sequence MKDNGKTIYSTITTRKKALVLSAGASIVFFFILDLMTGPSWLTVNEVLTAIFNPSQSPSASEAIVWSLRLPVALTAIVVGASLGIAGAEMQTILDNPLAEPYTLGISSAAGFGAGLAITFGIGISGAGEFLISINAFFFSLLSCLLIYFIARTRSSDKSIIILAGVALLFLFQSLIGLVQYFSSSTQTSAILFWMFGSLAKTTWISLGINCVVLAIVLILFAMDTWKLTALKLGDNKARSLGVNIEGLRRKVLILVSVITATAVSFVGTIGFIGLVGPHIARLLVGDDQRFFLPLSALTGSILLSVASTLSKLVTPGSVFPIGIITSFIGVPFFLSLLLKRRTTLP encoded by the coding sequence ATGAAAGATAACGGAAAGACAATCTACTCAACCATTACTACCCGAAAAAAGGCTCTTGTATTATCTGCAGGAGCTTCCATCGTTTTTTTCTTTATCTTAGACCTTATGACAGGCCCTTCATGGCTCACAGTAAATGAAGTTCTAACTGCAATTTTTAATCCATCTCAATCGCCGTCTGCAAGTGAAGCAATTGTTTGGTCTTTACGACTTCCTGTAGCGTTAACTGCCATAGTTGTTGGTGCGTCCCTAGGAATTGCTGGTGCTGAGATGCAAACAATACTTGATAACCCGTTAGCTGAACCATATACCCTTGGAATATCTTCTGCAGCTGGTTTTGGTGCTGGATTAGCTATCACATTTGGAATAGGAATTTCTGGCGCTGGAGAATTTTTAATTTCAATTAACGCTTTCTTTTTTTCTTTACTTTCGTGTTTACTGATATACTTCATTGCCCGAACCCGTTCGTCAGATAAATCTATAATAATTCTGGCAGGAGTCGCCTTGTTGTTTCTTTTTCAATCATTAATTGGCCTAGTACAATACTTTTCGTCCAGTACGCAAACAAGTGCCATTTTATTCTGGATGTTTGGAAGTTTAGCCAAAACAACATGGATTAGTTTAGGAATAAACTGTGTAGTTTTAGCTATTGTTTTAATTTTATTTGCAATGGATACATGGAAACTTACTGCTTTGAAACTTGGCGACAACAAAGCCAGAAGCTTGGGGGTAAACATAGAAGGATTACGACGCAAAGTTTTGATTTTAGTTTCTGTTATCACTGCCACTGCTGTTAGTTTTGTTGGCACTATTGGTTTTATTGGATTGGTTGGTCCACATATAGCACGACTATTAGTTGGTGACGACCAAAGATTTTTCCTTCCTTTGTCGGCATTGACAGGTTCTATTTTGCTGTCTGTTGCTTCGACGTTAAGCAAACTTGTCACACCGGGGTCAGTTTTTCCCATAGGAATAATCACGTCTTTCATTGGTGTTCCATTTTTCTTGTCTCTGCTTCTCAAAAGGAGGACAACGCTTCCATGA